A section of the Quatrionicoccus australiensis genome encodes:
- a CDS encoding FAD-linked oxidase C-terminal domain-containing protein: MGTVENTFQTDRKALAERLKGILPAHCLLVDDEDLRPYECDGLTAYRELPLAVCLPETEAQVVDILWTCHQLGVPVVARGAGTGLSGGAMPHAQGVVLSMARFNKILRVDRAARLAVVQPGVRNLAVSEAAAPFGLYYAPDPSSQIACTLGGNVAENSGGVHCLKYGLTVHNILRIRVVSIEGEIFEIGSEAPDAPGYDLLALLIGSEGMLGVVTEVTVKLVPKPALAQVVMASFDQVGKAGEAVAAIIAAGIIPAGLEMMDQPATAAVEPYVKAGYDLDAAAILLCESDGTPEEVAEEISRVTAVLTAAGARDIRVSQSEAERLRFWAGRKAAFPAVGRITPDYYCMDGTIPRKRLAEMLAAIAAMEKKYGLRCANVFHAGDGNLHPLIMYDAAQPGEWTRAEAFGAEILELSVRLGGSITGEHGVGIEKINQMCVQYKTRELEVFHRIKAAFDERGLLNPGKAVPSLHRCAEYGQMHVHHGELKFPELERF, translated from the coding sequence ATGGGGACCGTCGAAAATACTTTCCAGACCGATCGCAAGGCGCTCGCCGAGCGTCTCAAAGGCATCCTGCCGGCGCATTGCCTGCTGGTTGATGACGAGGATTTGCGCCCCTACGAGTGCGATGGCCTGACCGCCTACCGCGAATTGCCGCTCGCCGTTTGCCTGCCGGAAACCGAGGCGCAGGTGGTCGATATCCTGTGGACCTGTCACCAGCTCGGCGTGCCGGTCGTGGCGCGCGGTGCTGGCACCGGTCTGTCGGGCGGGGCGATGCCGCATGCCCAGGGCGTCGTGTTGTCGATGGCGCGTTTTAACAAGATTTTGCGTGTCGACCGTGCGGCGCGTCTGGCGGTCGTCCAGCCCGGTGTGCGTAATCTGGCGGTGTCGGAAGCGGCGGCGCCGTTCGGCCTGTATTACGCGCCCGATCCTTCGTCGCAGATCGCTTGCACGCTGGGCGGCAACGTCGCCGAAAATTCGGGTGGCGTGCATTGCCTGAAATACGGCCTGACCGTGCACAACATCCTGCGTATCCGGGTGGTCAGCATCGAGGGCGAGATTTTCGAAATCGGCTCCGAAGCCCCCGATGCGCCCGGTTACGACCTGCTCGCCCTGCTCATCGGTTCGGAGGGCATGCTTGGCGTGGTCACCGAAGTGACCGTCAAGCTGGTGCCCAAGCCGGCGCTGGCGCAGGTCGTGATGGCGTCCTTCGACCAGGTCGGCAAGGCCGGTGAAGCGGTGGCGGCGATCATCGCCGCCGGCATCATTCCGGCCGGACTGGAGATGATGGACCAGCCGGCGACGGCGGCTGTCGAACCCTACGTCAAGGCGGGCTACGACCTTGACGCGGCAGCCATCCTGCTCTGCGAGTCGGACGGCACGCCGGAAGAGGTGGCCGAGGAGATTTCGCGCGTTACGGCGGTGTTGACCGCGGCCGGCGCGCGCGACATCCGCGTCTCGCAATCGGAAGCCGAGCGCCTGCGTTTCTGGGCCGGGCGCAAGGCGGCGTTTCCGGCGGTCGGGCGGATCACGCCGGATTATTACTGCATGGATGGCACGATTCCGAGGAAGCGCCTGGCCGAGATGCTGGCCGCGATTGCCGCCATGGAAAAGAAATACGGCCTGCGCTGTGCCAACGTCTTTCATGCCGGCGACGGCAACCTGCATCCGCTGATCATGTACGACGCGGCCCAGCCGGGTGAGTGGACGCGGGCCGAGGCCTTCGGCGCCGAAATCCTCGAGCTGTCGGTGCGTCTGGGCGGCTCGATCACCGGCGAGCACGGGGTCGGCATCGAAAAGATCAACCAGATGTGCGTGCAGTACAAGACGCGCGAACTGGAAGTCTTTCATCGCATCAAGGCTGCCTTCGACGAGCGCGGCCTGCTCAATCCCGGCAAGGCTGTGCCCAGCCTGCATCGCTGTGCCGAATACGGGCAGATGCATGTGCATCATGGCGAACTGAAATTTCCCGAACTGGAGCGTTTCTGA
- a CDS encoding GGDEF domain-containing protein: protein MNLWTAPDIRALLGSLLQELDAQLASAPPDEAVVVESVNVAWPHIKNCLAKALASEGENQCHAMLEQLAGEGTPFMLFAHQFGVLRNLIIKLVLSREDIEQARQLIALFEDMEEEFAGIYLRVFLNRLGTRNHLRLSHIQALSDKNILSYFESHLEWIAQLVEAARLRDPERMPELDHSRCQFGTWLNGEGSKLIRDKSHIGQIRKLHESLHHVVCEVSEIMSHRRASSPIYALLKKAETYSLELGNEISLLNSIVIMSVYNKDPLTGFLNRRFLDRVLVNQMEIAKATESAFSVIMFDLDHFKKLNDKYGHNTGDRALEHIAGIVRDTLRQSDLVFRYGGEEFLLVAPSTGNAQAHLLAEKLRQRIHDNPLPGEPAIPLSASFGVTEIAPASYTVVDAGLVRDLIAECDGKLYAAKRRGRNRVV from the coding sequence ATGAACCTCTGGACCGCCCCCGACATCCGCGCCCTGCTCGGCTCGCTACTGCAGGAGCTCGACGCGCAACTGGCGAGCGCGCCGCCCGACGAGGCCGTCGTTGTCGAAAGCGTCAATGTCGCCTGGCCGCACATCAAGAATTGCCTGGCCAAGGCTCTCGCCAGCGAAGGTGAAAACCAGTGCCATGCGATGCTCGAGCAACTGGCCGGCGAAGGCACGCCCTTCATGCTCTTCGCGCACCAGTTCGGCGTCCTGCGCAACCTGATCATCAAACTCGTTTTAAGCCGCGAAGACATCGAGCAGGCCCGGCAACTGATCGCGTTGTTCGAGGACATGGAAGAGGAGTTCGCCGGCATCTACCTGCGCGTCTTCCTCAATCGCCTGGGCACGCGCAATCACCTGCGCCTGAGTCACATCCAGGCACTCAGCGACAAGAACATCCTCTCCTACTTCGAAAGCCATCTCGAATGGATCGCCCAGTTGGTCGAGGCGGCGCGCCTGCGCGATCCGGAACGGATGCCGGAACTCGACCACTCCCGCTGCCAGTTCGGCACCTGGCTGAATGGGGAAGGCAGCAAGCTGATCCGCGACAAGAGTCATATCGGGCAGATCCGGAAACTGCACGAGTCGCTGCATCATGTCGTCTGCGAAGTCAGCGAAATCATGAGCCACCGGCGCGCGAGCAGCCCGATCTACGCGCTGCTGAAAAAGGCCGAAACCTACTCGCTGGAACTCGGCAACGAAATTTCGCTGCTCAACAGCATCGTCATCATGAGCGTGTACAACAAGGATCCGCTGACCGGCTTCCTGAACCGCCGCTTTCTCGACCGCGTGCTGGTCAACCAGATGGAAATCGCCAAGGCGACCGAGTCGGCCTTCAGCGTCATCATGTTCGACCTCGATCACTTCAAAAAACTCAACGACAAGTACGGCCACAACACCGGCGACCGGGCGCTCGAGCATATCGCCGGCATCGTGCGCGACACGCTGCGCCAGTCCGATCTCGTCTTCCGCTACGGCGGCGAGGAATTCCTGCTCGTCGCACCGTCGACCGGTAACGCCCAGGCCCACCTGCTCGCCGAAAAACTGCGCCAGCGCATCCACGACAACCCGCTGCCCGGCGAACCGGCGATTCCGCTCAGCGCCAGTTTCGGCGTCACCGAAATCGCGCCGGCCTCCTACACTGTCGTCGACGCCGGCCTGGTCCGCGACCTGATCGCCGAATGCGACGGCAAGCTTTACGCCGCCAAACGACGCGGCCGCAACCGCGTAGTGTGA
- the otnI gene encoding 2-oxo-tetronate isomerase codes for MPKFAANLSFLFTDRPFPERFALAAAAGFGGVEYLFPYEHSPHDIAEWLQASDLEQVLFNLAPGDWAAGERGLACLPHRQGEFAESVEQALEYAVVLDCERVHCMAGLSPAGVAEVELEETYIANLRYAADWLATVGVTVTIEPINSRIDMPGYWLDDVAKGFRLLAAVDRPNVKLQYDIYHAQIIAGDLARTLEANIGQIGHIQIADNPGRHEPGTGEINYPYLFALLDRLGYAGWVGCEYKPLTTTEAGLGWLKK; via the coding sequence ATGCCAAAGTTCGCCGCCAACCTGAGTTTTTTATTTACCGACCGGCCTTTCCCCGAACGTTTTGCCCTGGCCGCAGCGGCCGGCTTCGGCGGGGTCGAGTATCTCTTTCCCTACGAGCATTCGCCGCACGACATCGCCGAGTGGTTGCAGGCGAGCGATCTGGAGCAGGTGCTGTTCAACCTGGCGCCCGGCGACTGGGCGGCCGGCGAGCGCGGTCTGGCCTGTCTGCCGCACCGTCAGGGCGAGTTCGCCGAGAGCGTCGAGCAGGCGCTGGAGTACGCCGTCGTGCTCGATTGCGAGCGCGTGCATTGCATGGCGGGACTGTCCCCCGCCGGCGTGGCCGAGGTTGAACTCGAAGAAACCTACATCGCCAACCTGCGCTACGCCGCCGACTGGCTGGCGACGGTCGGCGTCACGGTGACGATCGAGCCGATCAACAGCCGCATCGACATGCCCGGCTACTGGCTCGATGACGTAGCCAAGGGTTTTCGCCTGCTGGCGGCGGTCGACCGCCCGAACGTCAAATTGCAGTACGACATCTATCACGCCCAGATCATCGCCGGCGATCTGGCGCGCACGCTGGAAGCCAACATCGGGCAGATCGGCCATATCCAGATTGCCGACAATCCCGGCCGGCATGAGCCGGGGACCGGCGAGATCAACTATCCCTATTTGTTCGCCTTGCTTGACCGCCTCGGTTACGCCGGCTGGGTTGGCTGCGAATACAAGCCGCTGACGACGACCGAAGCCGGTCTTGGCTGGCTGAAGAAGTAG
- a CDS encoding cob(I)yrinic acid a,c-diamide adenosyltransferase, with protein sequence MSDNQNNTDSERKGNRLSKIVTRTGDAGTTGLGDGSRTTKDSLRIDSIGEIDELNSGLGVLLCEELPAAVRAALLDVQHDLFDLGGELCLPGMNIIKDAQVARLEELADEFNTGLPMLKEFILPGGTRAAALAHLSRTVCRRAERSMVRLHAAEPLSEPARRYINRLSDLLFILGRVLNRAGGRGDVLWQKGKNAA encoded by the coding sequence GTGAGCGACAACCAGAACAATACGGACAGCGAACGCAAGGGCAACCGCCTGTCGAAGATCGTCACCCGCACCGGCGACGCCGGCACCACCGGGCTCGGCGATGGCAGCCGGACGACCAAGGACAGCCTGCGCATCGACAGCATCGGCGAAATCGACGAACTGAACTCCGGCCTCGGCGTGCTGCTCTGCGAAGAACTGCCGGCCGCCGTGCGCGCCGCACTGCTCGACGTCCAGCACGACCTGTTCGATCTCGGCGGCGAACTCTGCCTGCCCGGCATGAACATCATCAAGGATGCCCAGGTCGCCCGTCTCGAAGAACTGGCCGACGAATTCAACACCGGCCTGCCCATGCTCAAGGAATTCATCCTGCCCGGCGGCACGCGCGCCGCCGCACTGGCCCACCTGAGCCGTACCGTCTGCCGCCGCGCCGAACGCTCGATGGTCCGCCTGCACGCCGCCGAGCCGCTCTCCGAGCCGGCCCGCCGCTACATCAACCGCCTCTCCGACCTGCTTTTCATCCTCGGCCGCGTCCTCAACCGCGCCGGCGGGCGTGGCGACGTGCTCTGGCAAAAAGGCAAGAACGCCGCATGA
- a CDS encoding DUF1330 domain-containing protein, translating into MSALVIGHITVRDAEQWAQYRTRVPATLAPFGAELVFRGQRGRLLAGTHAHADTVVIRFPDLASVDRWYDSPAYQALLPLRQAAADIDLVSFSE; encoded by the coding sequence ATGAGCGCGCTGGTCATCGGCCACATCACGGTCAGGGATGCCGAGCAATGGGCGCAATACCGCACCCGGGTACCGGCCACGCTGGCGCCCTTCGGCGCCGAGCTGGTCTTTCGCGGCCAGCGCGGCCGGCTGCTCGCCGGCACGCATGCGCATGCCGACACGGTGGTGATCCGTTTTCCCGATCTGGCGAGCGTCGACCGCTGGTACGACTCGCCGGCCTACCAGGCACTGCTGCCGCTGCGCCAGGCGGCCGCCGACATCGACCTGGTCAGCTTCAGCGAATAG
- a CDS encoding crotonase/enoyl-CoA hydratase family protein produces the protein MQHPAFTSLTLHLADGIAEIRLNRPDKSNAMHDAMWQEIRQAFDWVDSTPEARVAILAGAGRNFCAGIDLAMLGSIQQRIAHPDGARSREALRRLILDLQDCLSAIERCRKPVLAAIQGACVGGALDLVTCCDMRYAAEDAVFSIKEIDLGMVADVGTLQRLPRLVGDGIARELAYTGRTVDAAEAGKIGLVNRVFASSEALTAGVRDIAASIAAKSPLATRGLKEVMNYSREHSIADGLNYVATWNAALLLSGDLGECIAAQREKRAPNFAD, from the coding sequence ATGCAACACCCCGCATTCACCAGCCTCACCCTGCACCTCGCCGACGGCATCGCCGAGATCCGCCTCAACCGGCCGGACAAGTCGAACGCCATGCACGATGCGATGTGGCAGGAAATCCGCCAGGCCTTCGACTGGGTCGACAGTACCCCGGAAGCGCGTGTCGCCATCCTCGCCGGCGCCGGGCGCAATTTTTGCGCCGGCATCGACCTCGCCATGCTGGGCAGCATCCAGCAACGCATCGCCCATCCGGACGGCGCGCGCAGTCGCGAAGCCCTGCGCCGCCTGATCCTCGACCTGCAGGACTGCCTCTCCGCCATCGAGCGCTGCCGCAAACCGGTGCTGGCTGCGATCCAGGGCGCCTGCGTCGGCGGCGCGCTCGATCTCGTTACCTGCTGCGACATGCGCTATGCCGCCGAGGATGCCGTGTTCTCGATCAAGGAAATCGACCTCGGCATGGTCGCCGACGTCGGCACGCTGCAACGCCTGCCGCGTCTGGTCGGTGACGGCATCGCGCGCGAACTGGCGTACACCGGCCGCACGGTCGACGCTGCCGAAGCGGGCAAAATCGGCCTGGTCAATCGCGTTTTTGCCTCTTCTGAAGCGTTGACCGCTGGCGTGCGCGACATCGCCGCGAGCATCGCCGCCAAGTCGCCACTCGCGACGCGCGGCCTCAAGGAGGTCATGAATTACAGCCGCGAGCACAGCATCGCCGACGGCCTCAATTACGTCGCGACCTGGAATGCCGCCCTGTTGCTCTCCGGCGACCTCGGTGAGTGCATCGCCGCGCAACGCGAGAAACGCGCCCCCAACTTCGCCGACTGA
- a CDS encoding PAS domain-containing hybrid sensor histidine kinase/response regulator, which produces MGSQQNRSKEFRASLHKAILDESPDGILVVDHDGHIVSVNKRFFEVWRMAQPDYPLDAPANVSDDPFLEQALKRVAQPELFLQRVRELYANPALEDNCEISLVDGRSLKRHSSPLRSAAGEYLGRVWYFRDITDIVRSRQALTDSELRYRTAFQTTLDAIAITTLKEGCYLDVNRAFVDMSGYQASELIGRSSLELNIWAHPEDRQRFSRQFSSGDQVLNFEALFRRKEGSTFWGLFSASRMELNGVACLLSITRNITDSKRAEEELAEYRKHLEQLVEKRTTELSTAKEAAETANIAKSAFLANMSHEIRTPLNAITGMAYLIRRSGLNPEQVARMDKLEAAGEHLLSIINAILELSKIEAGKVTLSESPVRIESVFANVLSMLQERAQAKHLQFIARPGELPGGLLGDQTALQQALLNYAANAIKFTETGSVTLQAGIIEEDAHSMLLRFTVEDTGIGIAADALPRLFSAFEQVDNTTTRKYGGTGLGLAITRRLAGLMGGTAGASSTPGQGSTFWFTARLRKQEDTVHQPAATASAACRSTPDLSQHRILLVEDEPINREVASMMLEDAGLVVDTAEDGLQAVDRLEKQEYALILMDMQMPNMDGLEATRCIRRLPLGREVPIIAMTANAFEEDRSRCLAAGMDDFISKPTDPNRLIQVITLWLSQGRTSHRR; this is translated from the coding sequence ATGGGTTCGCAGCAAAATCGCAGCAAGGAGTTTCGCGCCTCTTTGCACAAGGCCATTCTCGACGAAAGCCCGGACGGGATTCTCGTCGTCGATCACGATGGTCATATCGTGTCGGTCAACAAGCGTTTTTTCGAAGTCTGGCGGATGGCCCAGCCGGACTATCCGCTCGACGCCCCGGCCAACGTCTCCGACGATCCCTTCCTTGAGCAGGCACTGAAACGGGTTGCGCAACCGGAACTCTTCCTGCAACGGGTGCGCGAGCTGTATGCCAATCCCGCACTCGAAGACAACTGCGAGATCAGCCTGGTCGACGGGCGCAGCCTGAAGCGTCACTCCAGCCCCCTGCGCAGCGCCGCTGGCGAGTATCTCGGACGCGTCTGGTATTTCCGCGACATCACCGACATCGTCCGCTCACGCCAGGCACTCACCGACAGCGAGTTGCGCTACCGCACGGCCTTCCAGACCACGCTCGACGCCATCGCCATCACGACGCTGAAGGAAGGCTGCTACCTCGACGTCAATCGCGCCTTTGTCGACATGTCCGGCTATCAGGCCAGCGAACTGATCGGGCGCAGCTCGCTGGAACTCAATATCTGGGCTCACCCGGAGGATCGTCAGCGTTTCAGCCGGCAATTCAGCAGCGGCGATCAGGTACTCAATTTCGAGGCGCTCTTCCGGCGCAAGGAAGGCAGCACCTTCTGGGGCCTGTTCTCCGCCTCGCGCATGGAATTGAACGGTGTCGCCTGCCTGCTCTCGATCACCCGCAACATTACCGACAGCAAGCGGGCCGAGGAAGAACTGGCCGAATACCGCAAGCACCTCGAACAACTGGTGGAAAAACGCACGACGGAACTGTCGACCGCCAAGGAGGCCGCCGAAACCGCCAACATCGCCAAAAGCGCCTTTCTCGCCAACATGAGCCATGAAATCCGGACGCCGCTCAATGCGATTACCGGCATGGCCTACCTGATTCGCCGCAGCGGCCTCAATCCGGAACAAGTCGCCAGGATGGACAAACTCGAGGCAGCCGGCGAGCATCTGCTCAGCATCATCAACGCGATCCTTGAACTGTCGAAGATCGAAGCCGGCAAGGTCACCCTGAGCGAGAGCCCGGTCCGGATCGAAAGCGTCTTCGCCAATGTCCTGTCGATGTTGCAGGAACGCGCCCAGGCCAAGCATCTCCAGTTCATTGCCCGGCCCGGCGAACTACCCGGCGGACTGCTTGGCGACCAGACGGCATTGCAGCAGGCTCTGCTCAATTACGCGGCCAATGCGATCAAATTCACCGAGACGGGCAGCGTCACCCTGCAAGCCGGCATCATCGAGGAAGACGCGCACAGCATGCTGCTTCGCTTCACGGTCGAGGATACCGGCATCGGCATCGCGGCCGACGCACTACCGCGGCTGTTTTCCGCCTTCGAACAAGTCGACAACACGACCACCCGCAAATATGGCGGTACCGGCCTGGGTCTTGCGATCACCCGCCGCCTGGCCGGCCTGATGGGCGGCACCGCCGGTGCCAGCAGCACACCCGGCCAAGGCAGCACCTTCTGGTTCACCGCCCGCCTGCGCAAACAGGAAGACACCGTCCATCAGCCGGCCGCGACGGCTAGCGCTGCATGCCGCTCCACGCCGGATCTCTCGCAACACCGCATCCTTCTCGTCGAGGACGAACCGATCAACCGCGAAGTGGCGAGCATGATGCTGGAGGATGCCGGTCTTGTCGTCGATACGGCAGAAGACGGACTCCAGGCGGTCGACCGTCTGGAAAAGCAGGAATACGCGCTGATCCTGATGGACATGCAGATGCCGAACATGGATGGCCTGGAAGCAACCCGCTGCATCCGCCGGCTGCCCCTGGGTCGGGAGGTGCCGATCATTGCGATGACGGCCAATGCCTTCGAGGAGGACAGATCGCGCTGCCTCGCCGCCGGCATGGATGACTTCATCTCGAAACCGACCGATCCGAACCGGCTGATTCAGGTAATCACCCTCTGGCTGAGCCAGGGGCGAACAAGCCATCGACGCTGA